The sequence below is a genomic window from Pongo abelii isolate AG06213 chromosome 12, NHGRI_mPonAbe1-v2.0_pri, whole genome shotgun sequence.
CCAGATTCCAATGCAGGTCTTTCTGACCCTACCTTCTCCCAGTGGCAGAGGCCTACTTTGTCATGGGCAAAAGCGGAAAGACACACCCTTGAGCAGGTCTCCCTGTTCCTGCAAGGCTGGGAGCTGTGCAGGCGCTCACATggtttcctctctcttctccaggCCTGGCGTAAAGGCGTGCAGGCAGGCCTAGCTCTGTCTCCTGGACTCAGAGATTTCAGACACAGAAGTCTGTCCATGGCTCCTTATCACATCCGCAAATACCAGGAGAGCGACCGCAAGTGGGTCGTGGGCTTGCTCTCCCGGGGGATGGCCGAGCACACCCCAGCCACCTTCCGGCGATTACTGAAGCTGCCTGGAACCCTCATACTCTTACTTGGGGGGCCCCTCGCCCTACTCCTGGCCTCCGGCTCCTGGCTTCTGGCCCTCAtgttcagcctcagcctcctccctgccCTGTGGTTCCTTGCCAAAAAACCCTGGACGGAGTATGTAGACAAAACATTGCGCACAGACATGTCTGACATCACCAAATCCTACCTGAGTGAGCGTGGCTCCTGCTTCTGGGTGGCTGAGTCTGAAGAGAAGGTGGTGGGCACAGTAGGAGCTCTGCCCGTTGATGATCCCACCTTGAGGGAGAAGCGGTTGCAGCTGTTTCATCTCTCTGTGGACAGTGAGCACCGTGGTCAGGGGATAGCAAAAGCTCTGGTCAGGACTGTCCTCCAGTTTGCCCGGGACCAGGGCTACAGTGAAGTTGTCCTGAACACCAGCAACATCCAGCTCTCTGCCATGGCCCTCTACCAAAGCATGGGCTTCAAGAAGACTGGCCAGTCCTTATGCTGTGTGTGGGACAGGCTAGTGGCTCTTCATACAGTTCATTTCATCTATCGCCTCCCTTCTGCTCAGGCAGGGagtctatgatttctttccttctggatTGGTCAGAATAGAATCCATTCAGTTGTAGCAGCAAGCAATCCCCAACCTTTCACTGCAATGACCTTTCAATGCAATAAAAGCTTATTGTCCATTCACATCTGTGTCCCATGTGATTGCTTGTGGGGTAGCTTCTGGGTTTCTGCTTCATTCAGTCTTTTTGAGTCccatctgtttcatttttctagtGCCAGGATAATGTTGCATAAGAACAaccataaaatgaaagaaatatttatttagctcatgagtCTAAAGTCAGCAAGTTTGGCTGAACTTGGCTGGGCAGTTCCTCTGGTCTCTGATTGCATTGTACAAATGCAGTGGGATTGGCTGAAAGACTAGACCAATTGTGCTTTTTGTTTTCCCACAGGCTAGCTCAGGCATGGTTTCAAGGAAATTGCagaggaacaaaaacaaaagcagaaacaaacaaatgtgTTTTCAAACCCCTGCATGTGTTGCATCTTCCCCAAACTCAAGGAGAGAGGAACCTGCCTCTGTAGTGAGAAGGGCTGCAAAGTCACATAGCAAAAGGGTGGAATGCAGCCTTGTGAGAAGAATTGGGGCCAGATACACAATCAATCCACTCTAACCCCAGGGTCTCTGCAGAGGAAAGAAGTGGCCTCGGAGGGGAGTGTGGGATTTACCATGGGCTAGACCTGGAAGTAGTATAACTCTTCCAGGGGatcataacagaatacctgagactgggtaatttataaggaaaagaggtgtATTTGGTTCACGGTTTTGCTGGCTGTACAAAAAGCATAGTGCAGgcatctgtttctggtgagggcctcaggaatcTTTTACTCATGTGGAAgctgaagggggagcaggtgtgtcacacGGCAAGACAGCAAGCAAGAGAGATGCTAGGtgctttcaaacaaccagcttACATGTGAACTAATATAGccagaactcattcattaccatGGACAGAtcaccaagccatttatgaggaATCCACCCCTATGACTAAAacatctcccactaggccccacctctaacattggTGGTGATATTTCAACATATGATTTGGAAAGAACAAACATCTAAACTATATCAGTCTGCCCCTTACCCCCAAACCTCATGTCatctcacattgcaaaatgcaACCATCCCTTCCTAACAGTTCTCCAAAGTCTCGACTtgttccagcattaactcaaaagtccagaaTCCATAGTTTCTTCTGAGCCTTAAGGCAAATGTCTTCCACCTATGAGGCTGTTATATCAAAAACAAGTTAcatacttccaagatacaattgTGTTACAGGTATTGGGTAggcattcccattccaaaagggagaaattggccaaaagaaagaggCAACAGTccccacacaagtctgaaacccagcagggaaaACATTAAATCTGAAACTTCCAAAATCATCTTCCTTAACTCCATACTGGTGAGAGGAGTGGGCTTTCAAGGCCTTGAGCAGCCCTGTCTCTATGGCTTTGCTGGGTGCAGCCCACATGGCTACTCTCACAGGTTGGGATTGAGCCTGTGAGTCTTCCATGCTGAGGCTGCAAGCTGCTGGTGACTCTACCTTTCTGGTGTCCGGAGGGCACTGGCCccattcccacagctccactaggcaatgtcCTAGTGGGGACCTTGTATGGGGTTCCAACCCTATGTTTTCCCATGGCTCTGCCCTAGTAGAGGCTCTCTGTGGGGTCTCTGCCCTgtggcaggcttctgcctgggcgcCCAGGCTTTTCGATACATCCTcagaaatctaggtggaagctcCCAAGCCTCCTTCACTCTTGCATTCTGCAAGCCtgcagacctaaaaccataatggaagtctgggcatggtggctcacacttgtaattccagcactttgggaggttgaggcaggtggatcacctgaggtcaggagttggagaccagcctgaccaacattgtgaaaccccatctctactaaaaatacaaaattagctgggcatggtggcgcatgcctgcaatcccagctacttgggatactgaggcaggagaatagcttgaaccctcgaggcggaggttgcagtgagctgagatcgtgccattgcattccagcctggctgacagggcaagactctgtctcaaaaaagaaaaaaaaaaaaagtatggaagcTGCTAAGACTTAGGGCTTGTACCCTCCAAAGCAGTGGTCTGAGCTGCACCTGGGGCCCtttgagccaaggctggagctggagaagCTGGGATGTGGGAAGTAGCATCCTGAGGTGACATAGGGCAATGGTGCCCTGGGCCTGGTCTCTGAAACCATTCAGTTCTCCTAGGCCTGTGGGCCTGTGATAGAAGGGGCCTTCTGAAATGCCTCTGAGGCCTTTTCCCACTGTCTTGAATATTAGCACCTGGCTCCCTTTTAGACATGCTAATGTCTCCAACAAGTAGTTGCTCAGCAGGCTGCTTGGATTCCTCCTtgtctaccacatggccaggctgcaagttttctaaatatttacaccctctttccattttaattataagttctgttaaaagaaatacattagacaaattaaatttaatagagtttaactgagcaagaaaaataaatattttgcaagTCGGGCAGCCCTCAGAATCACAGCAGCTTCAGACCAACACCAGGGATGCTGTGTTGTCAAAGCAAATttgtggacagaaaaaggaaagtgacatacagaaaatggaagtgaggtacagaaacagccagacTGATTACAGCTTGGTGGTTGCCTTATCTGAGCATGATTCCAACAGTCAGCTGCctgtgagtggttgaagtatggccaatgggattggctgagactcagctatTGCTAAAGAAGCAtcctcctaagttaggttttcggTCTGCCTACCTACTAGTTACACTACGGTTCACCCTTACAAGTATCGGAATATGAAGGCTTCCTCAGGCCGGATTTGAGTTTCATTTATCAACTCCCCTCTTTTTGTCAGACTCTCAATTTAGACAGATTGACTAAAACTTTAGGCATTGATGTCACTCTCTCACTATTGTAAAAATTGGCTCAGTATGGAATTCACAAATTTTTTTAGTCTCAGTATGGAGTTCACAAGTCTTTATTGGTGTCACTATGAAGTTTACAAGTCACAGCTTCACACTAGGTGAATGATTCTTTAAATTCTTGCTGACCTAGTCGAAGTTAGACCATTCAATTCTCAATGTATGGCTGCATACAAAACATTTAAGACTTGAGAGGATGGAGCACACCAGGGAACTATTATTATGACTATCAAGAGAATAATATCAAAATACCAACGTGCACTCCTTAACAAGAGTtcttatgaaataaatgaaaccaaCTTAAACAAGTCAAAGTTCAGGCAACATAGGCAGTTCAACAATATTAAACTTTAATTGGTCATAGTTCTTGTTTGAAATGTGATAGCAATTAAGGACCATAGTTCACTGTAAAGTGGCCTGATTTAAAGACGTAGCCATTTTCATTGTTGCTCTGGTAACACAAGCCATACTAACCTGGACACATACTAGAAGAAATATAAAGACTAGAAAACTCTGGGAAACCCAAGCTTGCCATCCACCATTTAGGATGTCTACAAACCAGCTGTTAGTT
It includes:
- the LOC100436198 gene encoding N-acetyltransferase 8-like; this encodes MAPYHIRKYQESDRKWVVGLLSRGMAEHTPATFRRLLKLPGTLILLLGGPLALLLASGSWLLALMFSLSLLPALWFLAKKPWTEYVDKTLRTDMSDITKSYLSERGSCFWVAESEEKVVGTVGALPVDDPTLREKRLQLFHLSVDSEHRGQGIAKALVRTVLQFARDQGYSEVVLNTSNIQLSAMALYQSMGFKKTGQSLCCVWDRLVALHTVHFIYRLPSAQAGSL